A single window of Flagellimonas maritima DNA harbors:
- a CDS encoding TetR/AcrR family transcriptional regulator: MADRPVFSYFYSMKNSAIGEKIIKTASKLFYSNGYNATGVNEIIAKCGIAKATLYSHFNSKEDICLAYLQQRHDAFLTSFKIYVPERKNGKEQLLAIFDFLTDMYRDGDFNGCWALKTLGELSPNQERIFAAIQKQKKEFLSYLGEIVVNNVVNVSKAEKEKISGGLYLLYESAITESHLFKNDWPIFLSKNIAPSIFERMELV; this comes from the coding sequence ATGGCAGACAGACCGGTCTTTTCTTATTTTTATTCCATGAAAAATTCTGCCATTGGAGAAAAAATCATCAAAACGGCCAGTAAATTATTTTATAGTAATGGTTATAATGCGACAGGTGTCAACGAAATAATTGCCAAATGTGGTATAGCAAAAGCAACACTTTATAGTCATTTCAATTCTAAAGAAGATATTTGTTTAGCCTATTTACAACAACGACACGATGCCTTCTTGACATCGTTCAAAATCTACGTGCCTGAACGAAAGAATGGTAAAGAACAATTACTGGCAATTTTTGATTTTTTAACTGACATGTACCGAGATGGTGATTTCAATGGCTGTTGGGCACTTAAAACTCTAGGTGAGCTATCACCAAACCAAGAAAGGATTTTTGCGGCCATCCAAAAACAAAAAAAAGAGTTTTTGTCATACCTAGGTGAAATAGTTGTTAATAATGTTGTGAATGTTTCTAAAGCGGAGAAAGAAAAGATTTCTGGCGGACTTTATCTTTTGTACGAAAGTGCCATTACAGAGAGTCATCTTTTTAAAAACGATTGGCCAATTTTTCTTTCCAAAAATATTGCGCCTTCAATTTTTGAACGAATGGAGTTGGTTTGA
- a CDS encoding helix-turn-helix domain-containing protein produces the protein MKYEYKNPKTGAILGVTDDIKNDSERFTSTLNTIKFLWNRNSEPLKIVVDNMEFELLPNQIVTVTYLQNISFAKTKLPLSSILFNREFYCIADHDKEVSCNGILFFGTQDLPIISIAENQLKKFNMWYDVLVDEFTTPDNIQGDMLQMLLKRLIIMSTRLAKEQLIVKTLGNDQIDTIRKFNFLVDIHYKTKRKVSDYAEMLFKSPKTLSNLFSIYNQKSPQQIILERLTLEAKRLIHFTDKQNQEIAFDLGFNDPAHFSRFFKKMTQMTPSEYRENLSIKA, from the coding sequence ATGAAGTACGAATACAAGAACCCAAAAACGGGTGCGATTCTAGGAGTGACAGATGATATTAAAAACGATAGCGAACGTTTTACTTCAACCTTAAATACCATTAAATTTTTATGGAACAGGAATTCCGAACCACTTAAAATAGTTGTGGACAATATGGAATTTGAATTGTTGCCGAACCAAATAGTAACCGTTACCTATCTTCAAAACATATCTTTTGCCAAAACCAAATTACCGTTGTCTTCCATTCTCTTTAATAGGGAATTTTATTGTATTGCCGATCATGATAAAGAGGTTTCATGCAACGGAATCCTTTTTTTTGGAACTCAGGATCTGCCAATAATTTCTATTGCAGAAAATCAGTTGAAAAAATTTAATATGTGGTACGACGTTTTGGTCGATGAGTTTACCACGCCAGACAATATTCAAGGTGACATGCTACAGATGCTTTTAAAACGTTTGATAATCATGAGTACCCGTTTGGCAAAAGAACAGCTTATTGTAAAAACTTTGGGTAATGATCAAATAGATACCATCCGGAAATTTAATTTTTTGGTAGACATTCACTATAAAACCAAACGCAAGGTTAGTGATTACGCCGAAATGCTTTTCAAATCTCCCAAAACACTGTCCAACCTCTTTTCAATTTACAACCAGAAGTCACCACAGCAAATAATTTTGGAGCGCTTGACTTTGGAGGCCAAACGATTGATTCACTTTACTGATAAACAAAATCAGGAAATCGCTTTTGACCTAGGATTCAATGACCCTGCCCATTTTAGTCGTTTTTTCAAGAAAATGACACAAATGACCCCTTCGGAATATCGAGAAAACCTATCGATTAAGGCCTAA
- a CDS encoding PAS domain-containing protein, which yields MEKTKFYDEAVNNFYRDKEINSYPITSLDIYAQHFSNVCSNLQDAKKLSDLAKKEKWQNNITFRNEILDKERVVVVTDTNLNIVYATQNIFKMNGYTPSEILGKKPKIFQGEATCKETSKEISKAIKGRKPFEVTLTNYRKDGTLYKCWIKGSPVFDISGKMVNFIAYEKEVA from the coding sequence ATGGAAAAGACAAAATTCTATGATGAAGCGGTAAACAACTTTTATCGCGATAAAGAAATAAACAGTTATCCAATAACCTCATTGGATATATATGCACAACATTTTAGCAATGTGTGCTCCAACTTACAAGATGCCAAAAAATTGAGCGATTTGGCCAAGAAAGAAAAATGGCAGAACAATATTACTTTCCGCAACGAGATATTGGACAAGGAACGTGTGGTAGTGGTCACGGACACCAATTTGAACATTGTATATGCCACACAGAACATATTTAAAATGAATGGCTACACGCCAAGTGAAATATTAGGAAAAAAGCCTAAAATCTTTCAAGGCGAAGCAACCTGCAAAGAGACTTCAAAAGAAATTTCAAAAGCAATTAAGGGCAGAAAACCATTTGAAGTAACATTGACCAATTACAGAAAGGATGGTACGCTCTACAAATGTTGGATAAAAGGTTCTCCAGTATTTGATATTTCTGGAAAAATGGTAAATTTCATCGCTTACGAAAAAGAGGTTGCCTAG
- a CDS encoding COG2426 family protein: MLMDLLTAMLWSLSPFGESKVGIPYGIMKGLNSYVVLITCFLANLLVFPLMMFFLENINRYLIKWRFYKKSAVYVAKRAKTGSAGKIQKFGFFGLVLFVMIPLPGTGVYAGSIASYLLKIEKRKAFLANAIGILISSLLIWAITVFSIEVV, encoded by the coding sequence GTGTTAATGGACTTGTTGACTGCTATGCTTTGGAGTTTATCACCTTTTGGGGAATCCAAGGTGGGCATACCTTATGGAATCATGAAAGGGCTCAACAGCTATGTTGTTCTTATCACTTGTTTTTTGGCAAATCTTTTGGTATTTCCTTTAATGATGTTCTTTCTTGAGAACATCAACAGGTATTTGATAAAATGGCGCTTTTATAAAAAATCGGCTGTTTATGTTGCAAAAAGAGCAAAGACAGGTTCTGCCGGAAAAATTCAAAAGTTTGGATTTTTTGGTCTTGTCCTTTTTGTTATGATTCCTTTGCCAGGTACGGGGGTATATGCAGGAAGTATTGCGTCTTATCTTCTTAAAATTGAAAAAAGAAAAGCATTCTTGGCCAATGCGATTGGTATCTTGATTTCTTCTTTGCTCATTTGGGCGA
- a CDS encoding carboxymuconolactone decarboxylase family protein, producing the protein MSTFNVPKREEVSSNNQAFFDNLEKAVGFVPNLFATYAHSENALGNYLSLSNAKTSLKAKEKEVVNLAVSEVNNCIYCLSAHTAIGKMNGFTDDQILELRAGRASFDDKLDALARLSRNITEKRGATDQNILDNFFEAGWTKENLIDTIVLVGDKTISNYLHRTTQVPVDFPIAKSLEAVEA; encoded by the coding sequence ATGAGCACATTCAACGTACCCAAAAGAGAAGAAGTCAGTAGTAACAATCAAGCTTTTTTTGATAATCTGGAAAAAGCTGTAGGCTTTGTACCCAATCTTTTTGCAACTTATGCACATTCAGAAAATGCACTGGGCAATTATTTAAGCCTTTCCAATGCAAAGACATCTTTGAAAGCAAAGGAGAAGGAGGTGGTAAACCTTGCCGTAAGTGAAGTCAACAACTGTATTTACTGTCTGTCTGCGCATACTGCCATAGGTAAAATGAACGGTTTTACCGATGACCAAATCTTGGAATTGAGAGCGGGAAGAGCATCTTTTGATGATAAATTGGATGCATTGGCACGCTTATCAAGAAATATTACCGAAAAAAGGGGAGCAACCGACCAAAACATATTGGATAATTTTTTTGAAGCAGGTTGGACCAAAGAGAACTTGATAGATACCATTGTTCTGGTAGGGGACAAAACCATCTCAAACTATCTTCACAGAACAACCCAAGTGCCTGTAGACTTTCCTATAGCAAAATCTTTAGAGGCTGTAGAAGCATAA
- a CDS encoding cupredoxin domain-containing protein has translation MKKAITILMLVVGTVFSVNAQHKMMKGDIKTISLEQTPGEFTQKQLTVPQGTYIFDIANNGVGHDVGFVLVKKGGDISKPENHIQTAYVTQAVKTGTSQTSKPTKLEKGEYVYFCPLNPTATDNTLIVK, from the coding sequence ATGAAAAAAGCAATAACAATTTTAATGTTGGTCGTAGGAACTGTATTTTCTGTAAATGCACAGCATAAAATGATGAAGGGTGATATCAAAACAATTTCTTTGGAACAGACCCCGGGAGAATTCACACAAAAGCAACTTACCGTACCACAAGGGACCTATATTTTTGATATAGCGAACAATGGGGTGGGACACGATGTAGGGTTTGTATTGGTAAAAAAGGGAGGGGATATCAGTAAACCTGAAAATCATATTCAAACCGCTTATGTAACCCAAGCAGTTAAAACAGGAACTTCGCAGACATCAAAACCCACAAAATTGGAAAAAGGGGAATATGTATATTTTTGCCCCTTAAATCCCACAGCAACGGATAATACGTTAATTGTTAAATAA